In the Rhinoderma darwinii isolate aRhiDar2 chromosome 13, aRhiDar2.hap1, whole genome shotgun sequence genome, one interval contains:
- the FAM83D gene encoding protein FAM83D — protein sequence MSYKYEWLYEALSSRDSPVNRSMANLSQCLDDLPMGSRWPAAPPDLYSEAQRLALEELLSGGPEALRGFLLREKVPGFLSEPEVREILSSTAAVPCGEDEVSVSASVDCSSVTYYPEISDVEPPLLELGWPAFSAGSYRGATRVDVHFQPGFGETIYSCKEAARSLIKAAREVIAVVMDSFTDNDIFRDIHEACRKRRVPAYILLDEAQLPHFLTMCLNLGVSIENEPLMRVRTLTGNNYYTRSGAKIVGKAREKFLLADGVKVATGSYSFTWMDGKLNSSNMLVLNGQVVEKFDLQFRILYAQSKPINSKLISSIRNRLATAKLTCDPLLNNLLHLEMAKLSSTPKRINAEAKPAWDRNCDLSTKVKAIEDDSNCEIISGFKETSSIATQTDPWVGWRTLKAMDAATQTNVSTSTAGTQTSVLARVASTQTMVFSRSMTTQTASVPESSAGYSQTMSKSSTPKLSSSSFTSLSSSSSASTTSTSSNTSIRSSEITGNGLSLSEYPTRDSFKKLTKERQYHYTSIRSKLDHMVSILSRRNRLANTFFTCQPTGYGLQRSVMHTSMLNLRDGARFTHNM from the exons ATGTCCTATAAATATGAATGGCTCTATGAGGCGCTCAGTAGCAGGGATTCACCGGTAAACAGATCCATGGCGAATCTCTCGCAGTGTCTGGATGACTTGCCCATGGGCTCCCGCTGGCCCGCCGCCCCCCCGGACCTGTACAGCGAAGCCCAGCGGCTGGCACTGGAGGAGCTTCTGTCCGGGGGTCCTGAGGCGCTGCGGGGCTTTCTGCTGCGGGAGAAGGTGCCGGGCTTCCTGTCTGAGCCGGAGGTCCGTGAGATCCTGAGCTCTACTGCCGCTGTGCCTTGCGGGGAGGACGAGGTGTCCGTGTCCGCCTCGGTGGATTGTTCTTCGGTCACTTATTACCCTGAGATCTCGGATGTGGAGCCTCCGCTGCTGGAGCTCGGGTGGCCGGCGTTCAGCGCTGGCTCGTACCGTGGAGCCACACGGGTGGACGTGCATTTCCAGCCCGGCTTTGGAGAAACGATCTACAGCTGCAAGGAAGCGGCCAGGTCCCTGATCAAAGCCGCCAGGGAG GTTATTGCAGTGGTGATGGATTCCTTTACAGATAACGACATCTTCCGTGATATTCATGAAGCTTGCCGAAAACGCAGGGTCCCAGCTTACATCTTGCTGGATGAGGCACAGCTGCCACACTTTCTTACTATGTGCCTGAACCTTGGAGTTTCTATAGAAAATGAACCG CTTATGAGGGTCCGAACATTAACCGGAAACAACTATTACACCAGGTCTGGTGCCAAGATTGTAGGAAAGGCCCGTGAAAAGTTTCTGCTTGCGGATGGGGTGAAGGTTGCTACCGGAAGTTACAG TTTTACTTGGATGGATGGGAAACTCAACAGCAGCAATATGCTTGTATTAAATGGACAAGTGGTGGAGAAATTTGACCTCCAGTTTCGGATCCTCTATGCCCAGTCCAAACCAATCAATTCTAAGCTTATTTCCAGCATCCGAAACCGCCTAGCTACAGCCAAGCTAACTTGTGATCCATTATTGAACAATCTTTTGCATTTGGAGATGGCAAAGCTCTCTAGCACTCCAAAGAGAATAAATGCAGAAGCTAAGCCAGCGTGGGACAGGAACTGTGATCTGTCTACTAAGGTGAAGGCTATTGAAGATGACTCGAATTGTGAAATAATCTCTGGTTTTAAGGAGACTTCAAGTATAGCTACTCAGACTGATCCATGGGTTGGTTGGAGGACCTTGAAAGCAATGGATGCGGCCACCCAAACAAATGTCTCAACCTCAACTGCTGGAACACAAACTTCAGTCCTGGCAAGGGTGGCTTCTACGCAAACTATGGTATTCTCCAGGTCTATGACTACACAAACCGCTAGTGTCCCAGAGTCTTCAGCTGGTTATAGTCAAACCATGTCCAAGTCTTCTACACCAAAGTTATCATCCTCTTCTTTCACATCCTTGTCATCCTCATCTTCTGCCTCCACCACCAGCACTAGCTCCAATACCTCAATCCGCTCTTCTGAGATCACAGGCAATGGGCTGAGTCTTTCAGAATATCCAACGCGCGATTCTTTTAAGAAACTTACAAAGGAACGTCAATATCACTATACTTCTATAAGGTCTAAACTAGACCACATGGTATCCATTCTTTCTAGGAGAAACCGCTTAGCCAACACGTTCTTCACCTGTCAACCCACTGGTTATGGCTTACAAAGAAGTGTTATGCACACTAGTATGTTAAACCTCCGTGATGGTGCTCGTTTTACTCACAATATGTAA